The proteins below are encoded in one region of Buttiauxella gaviniae:
- the mrdA gene encoding peptidoglycan DD-transpeptidase MrdA codes for MKLQNSFRDYTAESALFVRRALVAFLGILVLSGVLIANLYNLQIVRFTDYQTRSNENRIKLVPIPPSRGIIYDRNGTPLALNRTIYQVEMMPEKVDDVQATLEALRSVVDLTDDDIANFKKERARSHRFTSIPVKTNLTEVQVARFAVNQYRFPGVEVKGYKRRFYPYGSALTHVIGYVSKINDKDVERLDKDGKLANYASTHDIGKLGIERYYEDVLHGQTGYEEVEVNNRGRVIRQLKEVPPQAGHDIYLTIDLKLQNYIETLLAGSRAAVVVTDPRTGGILALVSMPSYNPNLFVDGISTKDYSGLLNDPNTPLINRATQGVYPPASTVKPYMAVSALSAGVITRNTSLFDPGWWQLPGSEKRYRDWKKWGHGRLNVTKALEESADTYFYQVAYDMGIDRMGEWMRKFGYGHFTGIDLSEERAGNMPTREWKLKRFKKPWYQGDTIPVGIGQGYWTATPIQMSKAMMILINDGIVRVPHFLMSTVENGKQVPWQQPVQPPVGDIHSGFWEIAKDGMYGVANRPNGTAHKYFANAPYKIAAKSGTAQVFGLKANETYNAHKIAERLRDHKLMTAFAPYDNPQVSVTMILENGGAGPAVGTIMRQILDHIMLGDNNTVLPTEVPASPGAEDQ; via the coding sequence ATGAAATTACAGAATTCTTTTCGTGACTATACCGCTGAGTCTGCGCTTTTTGTGCGCCGGGCGCTGGTCGCGTTTCTCGGTATTTTGGTGCTAAGCGGTGTGCTTATCGCCAACCTTTATAATTTGCAGATCGTCCGTTTCACCGACTACCAAACCCGTTCGAATGAAAACCGTATAAAATTGGTTCCAATCCCACCTAGTCGCGGGATTATCTACGATCGCAACGGCACCCCGCTGGCACTCAACCGCACCATTTATCAGGTAGAAATGATGCCAGAAAAAGTGGATGACGTGCAGGCGACGCTTGAAGCATTACGCTCGGTGGTGGATTTAACTGACGACGATATTGCTAATTTTAAGAAAGAACGTGCCCGCTCGCATCGCTTTACCTCTATTCCGGTTAAAACCAATCTGACCGAAGTGCAGGTTGCACGTTTTGCCGTAAACCAGTACCGCTTTCCGGGCGTGGAAGTGAAGGGCTATAAACGCCGCTTCTATCCTTATGGTTCAGCCCTGACACACGTCATTGGCTACGTATCTAAAATCAACGATAAAGACGTTGAACGCCTCGATAAAGACGGCAAGCTTGCAAACTACGCCTCAACCCATGACATCGGTAAGCTCGGTATTGAGCGTTACTACGAAGATGTCCTGCATGGCCAAACCGGCTATGAAGAAGTTGAAGTGAACAACCGCGGTCGCGTTATTCGTCAGCTCAAAGAAGTGCCGCCGCAAGCCGGGCACGATATCTATCTGACTATCGACCTGAAACTCCAGAATTATATTGAGACGTTACTTGCGGGAAGCCGTGCAGCAGTGGTAGTTACCGACCCGCGCACCGGCGGTATTCTGGCGTTAGTTTCCATGCCAAGTTACAACCCTAACCTGTTTGTAGACGGCATCTCGACTAAAGACTATTCGGGTTTACTCAATGACCCGAATACGCCGCTAATCAACCGTGCAACGCAGGGGGTTTACCCGCCAGCATCGACGGTGAAACCTTACATGGCAGTCTCCGCGTTAAGCGCCGGCGTCATTACTCGCAATACTTCGCTATTTGACCCAGGCTGGTGGCAGTTACCCGGCTCTGAAAAACGTTATCGCGACTGGAAAAAATGGGGCCACGGCCGCCTGAATGTCACCAAAGCGCTGGAAGAATCTGCAGATACCTATTTCTATCAGGTCGCCTATGACATGGGTATCGACCGCATGGGCGAGTGGATGCGCAAATTTGGCTACGGGCACTTTACGGGTATCGATCTTTCCGAGGAGAGAGCCGGTAACATGCCAACGCGCGAATGGAAACTGAAACGCTTTAAAAAGCCATGGTATCAGGGCGACACCATTCCGGTCGGTATCGGCCAGGGTTACTGGACCGCAACACCGATTCAAATGAGTAAAGCGATGATGATCCTGATTAACGATGGCATCGTTCGCGTTCCACATTTCCTGATGAGTACGGTTGAGAACGGGAAGCAAGTTCCCTGGCAGCAGCCCGTGCAGCCGCCGGTTGGCGATATTCACTCCGGCTTCTGGGAAATTGCTAAAGACGGAATGTATGGCGTGGCAAACCGCCCTAACGGAACGGCGCATAAGTATTTTGCTAACGCACCCTACAAAATCGCCGCAAAATCAGGGACGGCGCAGGTATTTGGCCTGAAAGCCAATGAAACCTATAACGCCCATAAAATTGCTGAACGTTTACGTGACCATAAATTAATGACCGCGTTTGCTCCTTACGATAATCCACAGGTTTCCGTCACCATGATTCTGGAAAACGGCGGCGCAGGCCCCGCTGTAGGCACCATCATGCGCCAGATCCTCGACCATATTATGCTCGGGGATAACAATACGGTACTGCCTACTGAAGTACCCGCGTCACCAGGGGCTGAGGACCAATGA
- the rlpA gene encoding endolytic peptidoglycan transglycosylase RlpA, with protein sequence MVKRWLGICVVAAILAGCSSDDGDQQQVSQQPQPAVCNGPMVEISGADPRFEPLNPSVNQDYENNGKRYKIVQNPANFSQAGLAAIYDAEPGSNLTASGEAFDPSALTAAHPTLPIPSYARITNLANGRMVVVRINDRGPYGNDRVISLSRAAADRLNTSNNTKVRIDPILVAQDGTMSGPGTACTTIAKQTYALPARPDLNGGMGSASSGMPVAAPEGDVRAISNSTLQSEDTTGAPVKSSGFLGAATPLAPGVIESDQPEVAATPAVSAAPVQTAAPVQQTAPVTAPGSVQGSVQSAAPVAAASGRYVVQVGAVSDQARAAQWQQKLSQQFGVPGQVSSNGAMFRVQLGPFGSRGEASALQQRLMSEAQQQSFITNAPAM encoded by the coding sequence ATGGTTAAGCGTTGGCTTGGGATCTGTGTCGTTGCTGCAATACTGGCTGGCTGCTCGTCTGATGACGGCGACCAACAACAGGTAAGCCAGCAACCGCAACCGGCGGTGTGTAATGGCCCGATGGTTGAAATAAGCGGCGCCGACCCGCGCTTCGAACCGTTAAATCCTTCGGTAAATCAGGATTACGAAAACAACGGTAAGCGCTACAAAATCGTGCAGAACCCGGCTAACTTTAGCCAGGCTGGTCTTGCCGCCATTTATGACGCAGAACCAGGCAGCAATCTGACGGCATCCGGCGAAGCGTTCGACCCGTCTGCACTGACCGCAGCACACCCAACGCTGCCGATTCCAAGCTATGCACGTATTACTAACCTCGCCAATGGCCGCATGGTGGTGGTGCGTATTAACGACCGTGGCCCATACGGCAATGACCGTGTGATTTCATTATCTCGTGCCGCAGCCGATCGTTTGAACACGTCCAACAATACTAAAGTGCGTATCGACCCTATTCTGGTAGCCCAGGACGGCACGATGTCAGGCCCTGGCACCGCATGTACCACTATCGCCAAACAAACCTACGCCCTGCCCGCTCGCCCTGACTTAAACGGTGGGATGGGGAGCGCCTCTTCCGGTATGCCAGTGGCAGCACCTGAAGGCGATGTGCGCGCAATCAGTAATTCAACCCTGCAAAGTGAAGACACAACCGGTGCCCCAGTTAAAAGCAGTGGCTTCCTGGGCGCAGCAACACCGCTTGCCCCTGGCGTAATCGAAAGTGACCAACCAGAAGTGGCGGCCACACCGGCTGTATCTGCAGCACCTGTTCAAACCGCAGCGCCGGTGCAACAAACCGCCCCCGTCACCGCCCCGGGTTCAGTTCAGGGTAGCGTACAAAGCGCCGCGCCCGTCGCCGCCGCATCAGGCCGTTATGTAGTTCAAGTGGGTGCCGTAAGCGATCAGGCTCGCGCCGCACAGTGGCAGCAGAAACTGAGTCAGCAATTTGGCGTACCGGGCCAGGTTTCCAGCAATGGCGCCATGTTCCGTGTGCAGCTTGGGCCTTTCGGTAGCAGAGGCGAAGCAAGCGCCCTGCAACAACGCCTGATGAGCGAAGCCCAACAGCAATCTTTCATCACTAACGCACCCGCTATGTAA
- the lipA gene encoding lipoyl synthase, whose product MSKPIVMERGVKYRDADKMALIPVKNVVTERQELLRKPEWMKIKLPSDSTRIQGIKAAMRKNGLHSVCEEASCPNLAECFNHGTATFMILGAICTRRCPFCDVAHGRPIAPDANEPAKLAQTIADMALRYVVITSVDRDDLRDGGAQHFADCISAIREKNPNIKIETLVPDFRGRMDRALEILTATPPDVFNHNLENVPRVYRKVRPGADYNWSLKLLERFKEAHPDIPTKSGLMVGLGETNEEIIEVMRDLRRHGVTMLTLGQYLQPSRHHLPVQRYVSPDEFDEMKAEALAMGFTHAACGPFVRSSYHADLQAKGMEVK is encoded by the coding sequence ATGAGTAAACCCATTGTAATGGAGCGCGGCGTCAAGTACCGCGACGCCGATAAAATGGCTCTGATCCCGGTGAAAAACGTGGTGACTGAGCGCCAGGAGCTGTTAAGAAAGCCAGAATGGATGAAGATCAAACTTCCTTCTGATTCGACCCGAATTCAGGGTATCAAAGCGGCAATGCGTAAAAATGGTCTGCACTCTGTGTGTGAAGAAGCCTCCTGCCCTAACCTGGCAGAGTGTTTCAACCATGGAACGGCAACCTTTATGATTTTAGGCGCGATCTGCACACGCCGTTGCCCATTCTGCGATGTGGCTCATGGCCGCCCTATCGCACCAGATGCCAATGAGCCTGCAAAACTTGCCCAAACTATTGCTGACATGGCATTACGCTATGTGGTTATCACGTCTGTTGACCGTGACGATCTGCGCGATGGTGGCGCTCAGCATTTTGCCGATTGCATCAGCGCCATTCGCGAAAAAAATCCGAATATCAAAATTGAAACATTAGTGCCTGATTTCCGTGGACGTATGGACCGCGCACTAGAAATTCTTACCGCAACGCCACCAGATGTGTTCAATCACAACCTGGAAAACGTGCCGCGCGTTTATCGTAAAGTCCGCCCTGGCGCTGATTACAACTGGTCGCTGAAATTACTGGAGCGCTTTAAAGAAGCGCATCCTGATATCCCGACCAAATCAGGTTTGATGGTAGGCTTAGGTGAAACCAACGAAGAGATCATTGAAGTTATGCGCGATCTCCGCCGCCATGGCGTCACTATGTTGACCCTGGGCCAATATTTGCAGCCAAGCCGTCACCATTTACCTGTTCAGCGTTATGTTAGCCCTGACGAGTTTGATGAGATGAAAGCAGAAGCGCTGGCGATGGGCTTTACCCATGCGGCTTGTGGCCCGTTTGTTCGCTCTTCATACCACGCAGATCTGCAAGCCAAAGGGATGGAAGTTAAATAA
- the lipB gene encoding lipoyl(octanoyl) transferase LipB, which yields MSQDTIQIRQLGLQPYEPISQAMHDFTDTRDENTPDEIWLVEHERVFTQGQAGKAEHVLVPGDIPVIQSDRGGQVTYHGPGQQVMYVLLNLKRRKLGVRELVTILEQTVVNTLAQLGIEAYPRADAPGVYVEGRKICSLGLRIRKGCSFHGLALNIDMDLTPFLRINPCGYAGLEMTQVSTLRPGVLVKDIQPLLINKFIECLNNPPVKYITS from the coding sequence TTGTCTCAAGATACTATTCAAATCCGCCAACTGGGCCTGCAACCCTACGAACCCATTTCGCAGGCGATGCATGACTTTACCGACACCCGAGATGAAAATACGCCAGACGAAATTTGGCTGGTTGAGCATGAACGCGTCTTTACTCAAGGCCAGGCGGGTAAAGCGGAGCATGTTTTAGTTCCCGGTGATATTCCAGTGATTCAAAGCGATCGTGGCGGCCAGGTGACTTATCATGGTCCCGGTCAACAAGTCATGTATGTGTTACTTAATCTCAAACGTCGTAAGCTCGGGGTTCGCGAGCTGGTGACCATTCTTGAGCAGACCGTGGTTAACACCCTCGCACAGTTAGGTATCGAAGCCTATCCGCGCGCTGATGCGCCGGGCGTGTATGTTGAAGGGCGTAAGATTTGTTCTCTCGGGCTGCGCATCCGCAAAGGGTGCTCATTTCACGGGCTGGCATTGAATATTGATATGGATCTCACTCCTTTTCTGCGAATAAATCCCTGCGGCTATGCGGGTCTTGAAATGACTCAGGTCAGTACCTTGCGACCAGGCGTTCTGGTGAAAGATATTCAGCCGCTGCTCATTAATAAATTTATTGAATGCCTTAACAATCCTCCCGTTAAATACATTACCAGTTAA
- the tatE gene encoding twin-arginine translocase subunit TatE, with amino-acid sequence MGEISITKLLVVGVLIVLLFGTKKLRTLGGDLGSAIKGFKKAMSDDETGAKPANNTDATADRITHKD; translated from the coding sequence ATGGGTGAGATTAGTATTACAAAGTTATTGGTAGTCGGTGTGCTGATTGTTTTGTTATTTGGCACCAAGAAGTTACGCACCCTCGGTGGCGATCTCGGTTCGGCAATTAAGGGCTTCAAGAAAGCCATGAGTGACGATGAGACTGGTGCGAAACCTGCCAACAATACGGACGCTACAGCCGATCGTATTACGCACAAAGACTGA
- the rlmH gene encoding 23S rRNA (pseudouridine(1915)-N(3))-methyltransferase RlmH: MKLQLVAVGTKMPDWVQTGFTEYLRRFPKDMPFELVEIPAGKRSKNADIKRILEKEGEMMLAAAGKGNRIVTLDIPGQPWDTPHLAVQLERWKQDGRDVSLLIGGPEGLAPACKAAAEQSWSLSNLTMPHPLVRVLVAESLYRAWSITTNHPYHRE; encoded by the coding sequence GTGAAGCTGCAATTAGTCGCAGTTGGCACAAAAATGCCTGACTGGGTACAAACCGGCTTCACCGAGTACCTGCGTCGTTTTCCAAAAGATATGCCATTTGAACTGGTAGAGATTCCCGCAGGAAAACGCAGCAAAAATGCTGATATCAAACGTATTCTTGAAAAAGAAGGCGAGATGATGTTGGCAGCCGCCGGCAAGGGCAACCGAATTGTCACGCTGGATATCCCGGGGCAACCATGGGATACGCCGCACCTTGCCGTGCAGCTCGAACGCTGGAAACAGGATGGTCGTGACGTTAGCTTGCTGATTGGCGGGCCGGAAGGGCTTGCCCCGGCGTGTAAAGCTGCCGCAGAACAGAGCTGGTCGCTTTCCAATTTGACGATGCCGCATCCTTTAGTGCGGGTGTTGGTCGCTGAAAGCCTGTACCGCGCGTGGAGCATTACGACCAACCATCCTTATCACCGTGAGTAA
- a CDS encoding deaminated glutathione amidase, with translation MKVAVGQFAVSKVWQENVQTCLEYMTQAHADGAQLLVLPEAVLARDDSDPDLSVKSAQVMNEEFIEQLCEQSRNNDLTTILTLHIKTTPGRAANTLLAIRGGEVIARYQKLHLYDAFNVQESRLVDAGEGLPPLIEVAGFKIGLMTCYDLRFPELALSLALAGADALVLPAAWLRGPNKEMHWATLLSARALDTTCYLVASGECGNRNIGHSRIVDPLGVVIAAANQRPALIYAELENDYISEVRAMLPVLKNRRFAPPRLL, from the coding sequence ATGAAAGTTGCAGTAGGGCAGTTTGCGGTAAGTAAAGTCTGGCAGGAAAATGTCCAAACCTGCCTTGAATATATGACACAAGCCCACGCTGACGGAGCGCAATTACTTGTGTTGCCCGAGGCGGTACTGGCTCGTGACGATAGCGATCCGGATTTGTCGGTGAAGTCGGCGCAGGTGATGAACGAAGAGTTTATCGAGCAGCTTTGCGAGCAAAGCCGCAATAACGATCTGACCACGATACTGACGCTGCATATCAAAACGACGCCCGGTCGTGCAGCCAATACTTTGCTGGCAATTCGCGGTGGCGAAGTTATCGCTCGCTATCAAAAACTTCACCTCTACGATGCGTTTAACGTTCAGGAGTCGCGGCTGGTAGATGCGGGAGAGGGTTTACCGCCGTTGATTGAGGTTGCGGGCTTTAAAATCGGGCTGATGACCTGCTACGATCTGCGTTTTCCAGAGTTGGCGTTAAGTCTGGCGTTGGCGGGAGCAGATGCTTTAGTCCTGCCCGCCGCATGGTTACGCGGGCCGAACAAAGAGATGCACTGGGCAACGCTGTTAAGCGCGCGCGCGCTCGACACAACCTGCTATCTTGTGGCGTCCGGTGAGTGCGGTAATAGAAATATCGGCCATAGCCGGATTGTTGATCCGCTTGGCGTTGTGATTGCGGCGGCAAATCAGCGCCCAGCATTGATATATGCTGAACTGGAAAACGACTACATTTCAGAGGTTCGAGCGATGCTGCCGGTTCTGAAAAATCGCCGTTTTGCCCCACCTCGGCTTTTATGA
- the mrdB gene encoding peptidoglycan glycosyltransferase MrdB (rod shape-determining protein RodA): MTDNPNKKSFWDKIHIDPIFLLTILALLIFSALVIWSASGQDMDMMERKIGQILMGLVVMIVMAQIPPRVYEGWAPYLYIVCIILLVAVDAFGAISKGAQRWLDLGIVRFQPSEIAKIAVPLMVARFINRDVCPPTLKNTGIALVLIFMPTLLVAAQPDLGTSILIAASGLFVLFLSGMSWKLIGVAVLLVAAFIPILWFFLMHDYQRARVMMLLDPESDPLGAGYHIIQSKIAIGSGGLRGKGWLHGTQSQLEFLPERHTDFIFAVLAEELGLVGVLVLLALYLLLIMRGLIIAARAQTTFGRVMAGGLMLILFVYVFVNIGMVSGILPVVGVPLPLVSYGGSALIVLMAGFGIVMSIHTHRKMLSKSV, encoded by the coding sequence ATGACTGATAATCCAAACAAGAAGTCGTTCTGGGATAAAATCCATATCGACCCGATCTTCCTTTTGACCATTCTGGCGCTGCTAATCTTTAGTGCGCTGGTTATCTGGAGCGCCAGTGGCCAGGATATGGACATGATGGAGCGTAAGATTGGCCAAATCTTAATGGGCCTGGTAGTGATGATCGTGATGGCACAGATCCCCCCGCGAGTGTATGAAGGCTGGGCGCCGTATCTGTATATCGTCTGTATTATCTTGCTGGTCGCGGTGGATGCATTTGGAGCGATCTCCAAAGGGGCCCAGCGCTGGTTGGATCTGGGGATCGTGCGATTCCAGCCATCAGAAATAGCCAAAATTGCCGTGCCGCTAATGGTTGCGCGTTTTATCAACCGCGATGTCTGCCCCCCGACGCTAAAAAATACCGGTATCGCACTGGTGCTTATTTTCATGCCGACGCTGCTGGTTGCCGCGCAGCCCGATCTTGGTACCTCAATTCTTATTGCTGCATCCGGACTGTTCGTCCTGTTCCTGTCTGGTATGAGCTGGAAACTGATTGGCGTTGCAGTCCTGTTGGTCGCCGCCTTCATTCCGATCCTTTGGTTCTTCCTGATGCATGATTATCAGCGTGCACGCGTAATGATGCTGCTTGATCCTGAAAGTGACCCACTCGGCGCGGGCTATCATATTATTCAGTCTAAAATTGCTATTGGTTCCGGCGGATTACGCGGCAAAGGCTGGTTACACGGAACACAGTCGCAGCTTGAATTTTTACCTGAACGTCATACTGACTTTATCTTCGCAGTACTTGCCGAAGAGTTAGGCCTGGTGGGGGTTCTGGTGCTGCTGGCGCTCTATTTGTTGCTCATTATGCGCGGCCTTATCATTGCGGCTCGCGCGCAAACCACATTTGGCCGAGTAATGGCCGGTGGGCTAATGTTAATTTTATTCGTATATGTGTTTGTTAACATTGGCATGGTTAGTGGTATCTTACCGGTGGTCGGCGTACCTTTGCCGCTGGTGAGTTACGGGGGCTCGGCCCTGATCGTTCTGATGGCCGGGTTTGGTATCGTAATGTCGATCCATACCCACCGAAAAATGTTATCAAAAAGCGTGTAA
- the dacA gene encoding D-alanyl-D-alanine carboxypeptidase DacA: MNTAPSFRFVKRLALTTALTLSAMAAAHADDLNIKTMIPGVPQIDAEAYILIDYNSGKVLAESNADARRDPASLTKMMTSYVIGQAMKAGKFNESSIVTVGQDAWATGNPVFKGSSLMFLKPGMQVPVSQLIRGINLQSGNDACVAMADFVAGSQDAFVGLMNSYVSALGLKNTHFQTVHGLDAEGQYSSARDMALIGQALIRDVPNEYSIYKEKEFTFNNIRQINRNGLLWDTSLQVDGIKTGHTDAAGYNLVASATEGQMRLISAVLGGHTYKGRETESKKLLTWGFRFFETVSPLKAGKEFASEPAWFGDNDRASLGVDKDVYLTIPRGRMKDLKASYVLNTTELHAPLQKNQVVGTINFQLDGKTIEQRPLVVLQEMPEGNFFSRMIDYIKLMFHHWFG; encoded by the coding sequence ATGAATACAGCCCCTTCTTTTCGTTTTGTTAAACGCCTGGCGCTGACTACCGCGCTAACTCTTTCGGCGATGGCAGCCGCACACGCTGACGACCTGAACATTAAAACCATGATCCCAGGCGTGCCGCAGATTGATGCGGAAGCGTACATCCTGATTGATTACAACTCTGGCAAGGTTCTGGCCGAATCCAACGCCGATGCCCGCCGTGATCCTGCAAGCCTGACGAAAATGATGACCAGCTACGTCATCGGCCAGGCGATGAAAGCCGGTAAATTTAACGAAAGCTCCATTGTGACGGTTGGACAGGACGCCTGGGCGACCGGTAACCCAGTATTTAAAGGTTCATCATTGATGTTCCTGAAACCAGGCATGCAGGTACCCGTATCGCAGTTGATCCGCGGTATTAACCTGCAATCTGGTAACGATGCATGCGTGGCAATGGCCGACTTTGTGGCAGGCAGCCAGGATGCATTCGTCGGTCTGATGAATAGCTACGTTTCTGCACTTGGTCTGAAGAATACCCATTTCCAGACCGTCCATGGCCTGGATGCAGAAGGTCAGTACAGCTCCGCGCGTGATATGGCGCTTATCGGCCAAGCGTTGATTCGTGATGTTCCTAACGAATACTCAATCTACAAAGAGAAAGAGTTCACGTTTAACAATATCCGCCAGATCAACCGGAACGGTTTGCTGTGGGATACCAGCCTGCAAGTTGACGGTATCAAAACCGGCCATACTGACGCCGCAGGTTATAACCTTGTGGCATCCGCAACCGAAGGCCAGATGCGCCTGATTTCCGCCGTATTGGGTGGGCACACTTATAAGGGCCGTGAAACAGAGAGCAAAAAGCTGCTGACCTGGGGCTTCCGCTTCTTTGAAACCGTTTCTCCGCTGAAAGCTGGCAAAGAATTCGCCTCAGAACCCGCGTGGTTTGGTGATAACGACCGTGCATCTTTGGGCGTAGATAAAGACGTTTACCTGACGATTCCACGTGGTCGTATGAAAGACCTGAAAGCCAGTTACGTGCTCAATACCACCGAACTGCACGCGCCGCTGCAAAAAAACCAGGTTGTGGGCACCATCAATTTCCAACTGGATGGCAAAACTATCGAACAGCGTCCGCTGGTCGTGCTTCAAGAAATGCCTGAAGGTAACTTCTTCAGCCGTATGATTGATTATATCAAATTGATGTTCCATCACTGGTTTGGTTAA
- a CDS encoding YbeF family transcriptional regulator has protein sequence MERNEENNYPTFNALRNIDLNLLTVFEAVYIHKGIVNAARVLNLTPSAVSQSIQKLRTTFPDPLFIRKGQGVTPTAYAAHLHEYISQGFESILCALDVNNNYEKERTITLASPPSLGALLMPRIYSAIQLVNPKLSIRNVPVTERQLSQFQADIAIDTRPHHSPGINSYKLYNDHLVAVCRRDHPNAESIFSENDIQRMNYTFLIMQDDLLIDARHTINEILPNRQITFSSYNFLTIASMLSTSDLIGFMPGKVFEMYSHMYQLKTVECAALSAATLTTTMHINKLSSRDAVLQEVIDAIIHEFEAA, from the coding sequence ATGGAAAGAAATGAAGAAAATAATTATCCAACATTCAATGCACTACGTAATATTGATCTTAATTTATTAACTGTTTTTGAAGCCGTCTACATTCATAAAGGGATCGTTAATGCCGCCAGGGTGTTAAATTTAACCCCTTCCGCAGTTAGCCAATCGATCCAAAAACTGAGAACTACCTTTCCTGACCCTCTATTCATACGCAAGGGGCAAGGTGTCACGCCAACCGCCTATGCCGCGCATTTGCATGAATATATTAGCCAGGGGTTTGAATCCATTCTTTGTGCATTAGATGTGAATAATAACTACGAAAAAGAGCGCACAATTACGCTTGCTAGCCCACCATCATTGGGCGCACTACTAATGCCAAGGATTTATTCAGCTATTCAACTGGTGAATCCTAAATTATCTATTCGCAACGTTCCCGTGACTGAACGCCAGCTTTCGCAATTTCAGGCCGATATTGCTATCGACACTCGCCCCCATCATAGCCCCGGGATCAATAGCTATAAACTTTATAACGACCATCTGGTAGCTGTTTGTCGCCGCGATCACCCCAACGCTGAATCAATATTTAGCGAAAATGATATTCAGAGAATGAATTATACATTTCTGATTATGCAGGATGACTTGTTAATTGATGCACGCCATACAATTAACGAAATTTTACCCAATCGCCAGATCACCTTTAGCAGCTATAACTTTTTAACGATAGCCTCAATGCTCAGTACCAGCGACTTAATTGGCTTTATGCCAGGCAAAGTCTTTGAAATGTATTCGCACATGTACCAGCTTAAAACGGTGGAATGCGCCGCGCTCTCGGCGGCAACGCTCACAACCACTATGCACATAAATAAGCTCAGTTCACGTGACGCCGTGTTACAGGAAGTCATCGACGCCATTATTCACGAGTTTGAGGCCGCGTAG
- the ybeD gene encoding DUF493 family protein YbeD, with amino-acid sequence MKTNLKELLEFPTSFTYKVMGLAKPELVDLVVEVVQRHAPGDYTPQVKPSSKGNYHSVSITITATHIEQVETLYEELGNIEIVRMVL; translated from the coding sequence ATGAAAACCAATCTGAAAGAATTGCTCGAATTCCCGACCTCCTTTACTTACAAAGTGATGGGTCTGGCGAAACCTGAGCTGGTTGATTTGGTCGTTGAGGTGGTGCAGCGCCACGCCCCTGGTGACTACACCCCGCAGGTCAAACCAAGCAGCAAAGGTAATTACCATTCAGTGTCCATCACCATCACCGCGACGCATATTGAACAAGTGGAAACACTCTACGAAGAGCTGGGCAATATCGAAATCGTCCGTATGGTACTGTGA
- the rsfS gene encoding ribosome silencing factor: MQGKEFQDFIVDKIDDLKGQDIIALDVQGKSSITDCMIICTGTSNRHVMSIAEHVVESSRKAGVDALGVKGVNATDWVVVDLGEVIVHVMQEESRQLYELEKLWG, translated from the coding sequence TTGCAGGGTAAAGAATTCCAAGATTTCATCGTCGATAAAATTGACGACCTCAAAGGCCAGGACATCATTGCTCTGGATGTTCAGGGTAAATCAAGCATCACTGATTGCATGATTATCTGTACCGGTACTTCCAACCGTCACGTTATGTCTATTGCAGAACACGTCGTTGAATCATCCCGTAAAGCAGGCGTAGATGCACTGGGTGTTAAAGGCGTAAACGCAACTGACTGGGTAGTTGTTGACCTTGGCGAAGTTATCGTCCACGTCATGCAAGAAGAAAGCCGCCAGTTGTACGAACTGGAAAAACTCTGGGGTTAA